In a genomic window of Paraburkholderia phenazinium:
- the msrA gene encoding peptide-methionine (S)-S-oxide reductase MsrA codes for MTIVNTIFSKVSSLRKRSALAKLAGVVVLAVGAIAVQRVANSAEAATQVPAPVQDEKVVATHSETAVFAGGCFWGVQGVFEHVRGVKQVAAGYTGGAAGTAQYETVSEGDTGHAESVQITYDPTQITYGRLLQIFFSVAHNPTELNYQGPDHGTQYRSAVFPVNPEQRIVAQAYIAQLDKAHVFSRPVVTRVEDFKGFYPAENYHQNFLVLHPDYPYIAINDLPKVTDLKRMFPDLYRNDPVLLKVAAS; via the coding sequence CTGACAATCGTGAACACAATCTTTAGCAAGGTATCCTCTCTGCGCAAGCGTTCGGCCCTCGCCAAACTGGCAGGCGTCGTGGTGCTTGCGGTCGGCGCGATCGCGGTGCAGCGCGTCGCCAATTCGGCTGAGGCGGCCACTCAGGTTCCCGCGCCGGTCCAGGACGAGAAAGTCGTCGCGACGCATAGCGAAACCGCCGTGTTTGCCGGCGGCTGTTTCTGGGGCGTGCAAGGCGTGTTCGAACACGTGCGCGGAGTGAAGCAGGTGGCGGCCGGTTATACGGGCGGCGCGGCGGGCACGGCGCAGTACGAAACGGTGAGCGAAGGCGACACCGGCCACGCTGAATCCGTGCAGATCACGTACGACCCGACGCAGATCACGTATGGGCGGCTGCTGCAGATTTTCTTCTCGGTCGCACATAACCCGACGGAGCTGAACTACCAGGGTCCGGACCACGGCACGCAGTATCGTTCGGCCGTGTTCCCGGTCAATCCGGAGCAACGCATCGTCGCGCAGGCGTATATCGCGCAGCTCGACAAGGCCCATGTGTTTTCACGGCCGGTGGTGACGCGCGTGGAGGACTTCAAGGGCTTCTACCCCGCCGAAAACTATCACCAGAACTTCCTCGTGCTGCATCCCGACTATCCGTATATCGCGATCAACGATTTGCCGAAGGTGACCGATCTGAAGCGGATGTTTCCGGATCTCTATCGCAACGATCCGGTGTTGCTGAAGGTCGCGGCGTCGTAG
- a CDS encoding cytochrome c biogenesis protein DipZ encodes MLLIVLAYLGGALTILSPCILPVLPFVFARADQPFVRSGLPLLAGMALTFALVATLAAVGGGWVTQANQYGRWLAIALLAVFGLTLLFPRFADHLMRPLVSAGNRLSNFAQADGQQVRAGSSFLLGIATGLLWAPCAGPILGLVLTGAALRGASVGTTLLLIAYAAGAATSLAVALLIGGRVFTAMKRSLGAGEWIRRGIGAAMLAGVVAIAFGLDTGVLARVSTVATGGLEQKLVDRFSPRSTPSGGGTTTSTTAAGNAADTATASASGTAGTAGTAGTPVATDGGAMMAANPTAASNDVMSAADSNAAGGGAMMAATSGMMRASQAANDNPPLPVEGELPSLNGAVQWLNSPPLTAQSLRGKVVLIDFWTYSCINCLRSLPYVKAWADKYKDQGLVVIGVHAPEFAFERNIDNVKKATHDLGIDYPVAIDNNYAIWRSLDNEYWPAHYFVDAQGRIRYHHFGEGDYAQSEKVIQQLLAEAGHANAENVPVGLTSAGAQGVEAAADNDDMKSPETYIGYWRAQHFASPGGETQNKPHTYTAPVQPALNDWGLEGKWSVSAERATLAAASGGIVYRFHARDLHLVLGPNKDGKPVRFRVSIDGAAPGAAHGSDVAADGTGTVTEERLYQLVRQSGDVKDHTFSIEFLDPGVEAYSFTFG; translated from the coding sequence ATGTTACTCATCGTTCTCGCCTACCTTGGCGGCGCCCTGACGATCCTGAGCCCGTGCATCTTGCCGGTGCTGCCCTTCGTGTTTGCGCGCGCCGATCAGCCGTTCGTGCGCAGCGGCCTGCCGCTGCTTGCCGGCATGGCGCTCACCTTCGCACTGGTGGCGACGCTCGCTGCCGTCGGCGGCGGCTGGGTGACGCAGGCCAACCAGTATGGCCGCTGGCTCGCCATCGCGCTGCTCGCCGTGTTCGGCCTGACCCTGCTGTTTCCGCGCTTTGCCGATCATTTGATGCGGCCGCTGGTGAGCGCCGGCAACCGCCTGTCGAACTTCGCCCAGGCCGACGGCCAGCAGGTTCGCGCGGGGTCGTCGTTCCTGTTGGGCATCGCCACCGGCTTGCTGTGGGCGCCGTGCGCCGGCCCGATCCTCGGTCTGGTGCTCACCGGTGCCGCGCTGCGCGGCGCGAGCGTCGGCACGACGTTGCTGCTGATCGCCTATGCGGCCGGTGCGGCGACCTCGCTCGCGGTGGCGCTGCTGATCGGCGGCCGGGTGTTCACGGCGATGAAGCGCTCGCTCGGCGCGGGCGAATGGATCCGCCGCGGGATCGGCGCAGCGATGCTGGCTGGCGTGGTGGCGATTGCGTTCGGGCTGGATACGGGCGTGCTGGCCCGCGTGTCGACGGTGGCAACGGGTGGCCTCGAACAGAAGCTGGTTGACCGGTTCTCGCCTCGCTCGACGCCTTCGGGCGGCGGCACAACAACCTCCACTACCGCAGCGGGCAACGCGGCGGACACGGCCACGGCGAGCGCTAGCGGCACGGCTGGCACGGCTGGCACGGCCGGCACGCCTGTCGCGACGGATGGCGGCGCGATGATGGCGGCGAATCCCACCGCCGCCTCGAACGACGTCATGTCCGCCGCCGACTCGAACGCTGCCGGCGGGGGCGCCATGATGGCCGCTACCAGCGGCATGATGCGAGCCTCGCAAGCCGCCAACGACAACCCGCCGCTGCCCGTCGAAGGCGAGCTGCCGTCGCTCAACGGTGCGGTCCAATGGCTCAACTCTCCCCCGCTGACCGCGCAGAGCCTGCGCGGCAAGGTGGTGCTGATCGACTTCTGGACTTACTCGTGCATCAACTGCCTGCGCTCGCTGCCCTACGTCAAGGCGTGGGCCGACAAGTACAAGGATCAGGGGCTCGTCGTGATCGGCGTGCATGCGCCGGAATTCGCGTTTGAGCGCAATATCGACAACGTGAAGAAGGCGACGCACGACCTCGGCATCGACTATCCAGTGGCCATCGACAACAACTACGCCATCTGGCGCTCGCTGGACAACGAGTACTGGCCCGCGCATTACTTCGTCGATGCACAGGGACGCATCCGCTACCACCATTTCGGCGAAGGCGACTATGCGCAGTCGGAGAAGGTCATCCAGCAACTATTGGCCGAAGCGGGCCACGCGAATGCAGAGAACGTTCCCGTGGGATTGACGAGCGCCGGCGCCCAGGGCGTGGAGGCCGCCGCCGACAACGACGATATGAAGTCGCCGGAAACCTATATCGGCTACTGGCGCGCCCAGCACTTCGCCTCGCCCGGCGGCGAAACGCAGAACAAGCCGCATACCTATACCGCTCCGGTCCAGCCCGCGCTCAACGACTGGGGTCTCGAAGGCAAATGGAGTGTGAGCGCCGAGCGCGCCACGCTGGCGGCGGCGTCCGGCGGCATCGTCTACCGCTTCCATGCACGCGACCTGCATCTGGTGCTGGGCCCGAACAAGGACGGCAAGCCCGTGCGCTTTCGCGTAAGCATCGACGGCGCCGCGCCGGGCGCCGCGCACGGCAGCGACGTCGCCGCCGACGGCACCGGCACGGTCACGGAGGAGCGGCTCTATCAACTGGTACGGCAATCGGGCGACGTCAAGGATCACACCTTCTCGATCGAGTTTCTGGACCCGGGTGTCGAGGCTTATTCATTCACGTTCGGCTGA
- the msrB gene encoding peptide-methionine (R)-S-oxide reductase MsrB, which produces MKSRRSFLFAGGAAVAALAAVSRWPKLAVAQANAGKPAASFEFTRTDAQWHQLLTPAQYSVLRDEGTERPYTSPLNDEHRSGVFACAGCQLNLFSSRTKFDSHTGWPSFWAPLDHAVATRDDSSFGMSRTEVHCRRCGGHLGHVFDDGPKPTGLRYCMNGLAMSFTPAAT; this is translated from the coding sequence ATGAAAAGTCGAAGAAGCTTTCTGTTCGCAGGCGGCGCGGCCGTCGCGGCGCTGGCCGCCGTCAGCCGCTGGCCCAAACTGGCCGTGGCCCAGGCGAATGCCGGCAAGCCGGCCGCCAGCTTCGAATTCACCCGCACGGACGCGCAATGGCACCAGTTGCTGACCCCGGCACAGTACTCGGTTCTGCGTGACGAAGGCACGGAGCGCCCGTACACGAGTCCGCTCAACGACGAACACCGCAGCGGCGTGTTTGCCTGTGCCGGATGCCAGCTCAACCTGTTTTCGTCACGCACGAAGTTCGACAGTCACACGGGCTGGCCGAGCTTCTGGGCGCCGCTCGACCACGCCGTGGCCACCCGCGACGACAGCTCGTTCGGCATGTCGCGCACGGAAGTGCATTGCCGGCGCTGCGGCGGCCATCTCGGCCACGTATTCGACGACGGCCCGAAGCCGACCGGCCTGCGCTATTGCATGAACGGTCTGGCTATGAGCTTTACGCCCGCGGCCACCTGA
- a CDS encoding response regulator transcription factor: protein MDHPKRVLIVEDDVDIANVLSLHLRDERYEVVHSADGNEGLRLLEQGGWDALILDLMLPGVDGLEICRRARAMTRYTPIIITSARSSEVHRILGLELGADDYLAKPFSVLELVARVKALLRRVDAMAKDSRIDAGTLQIVGLTIDPLTREAAVEGRRIELTPREFDLLYFFAQHPGKVYSRMDLLNAVWGYQHEGYEHTVNTHINRLRAKIEADPAQPTRILTVWGHGYKLASPADGHVAQSTAPKDAP from the coding sequence ATGGATCATCCGAAACGCGTACTGATCGTCGAAGACGATGTCGACATTGCCAACGTTCTCAGCCTGCACCTGCGGGATGAGCGTTATGAGGTCGTGCACAGCGCCGACGGCAACGAAGGCCTGCGGCTGCTGGAGCAGGGCGGCTGGGACGCCTTGATTCTCGATCTGATGCTGCCCGGCGTCGACGGGCTGGAGATTTGCCGGCGCGCCCGCGCGATGACGCGCTACACGCCCATCATCATCACCAGCGCGCGTTCGAGCGAAGTGCACCGGATTCTCGGCCTGGAACTGGGCGCCGACGACTACCTCGCCAAACCGTTCTCGGTGCTGGAACTGGTCGCGCGGGTGAAAGCGCTGCTGCGGCGCGTCGATGCGATGGCGAAAGACTCGCGCATCGATGCCGGCACCCTGCAGATCGTCGGTCTCACCATCGACCCGCTGACGCGCGAGGCGGCCGTCGAAGGCCGTCGCATCGAATTGACGCCGCGCGAATTCGACCTGCTGTATTTCTTCGCCCAGCATCCGGGCAAGGTGTACTCGCGGATGGATCTGCTCAATGCCGTGTGGGGTTATCAGCACGAGGGCTACGAACACACCGTGAACACGCACATCAACCGGCTGCGCGCGAAGATCGAGGCCGACCCGGCGCAACCCACGCGCATCCTGACCGTCTGGGGACATGGCTACAAGCTGGCGTCACCGGCTGATGGCCACGTCGCGCAGAGCACTGCGCCAAAGGATGCGCCGTGA
- a CDS encoding sensor histidine kinase, producing the protein MNLTLTQRLLIVFSLLLLACCGASAWLQIRSSDLHEKEVVQGLSRDLAGHIARSTSLMDANGLRPDAVRQLFGQLMAVNPSVEVYLLDNEGRIKGDDAPAGRVKREQVDLAPIHQFIAGGTLPILGDDPRSMDGRKVFSAAPLQMDGQAPSGYIYVVLLGEAHDQLAARVAASSVLRTTLWSMALVALLGLVAGLVAFGLITRPLRRLTEAMRRFDADGEPDTQPHVPRSSAAGQRDEIAVLEATFAQMANRIGDQWRALRRQDQQRRELIANISHDLRTPLTSLHGYLETLSLKADSLSEVERKRYLGIALAQSVKVGRLAQALFELARLEHGNVQPALEDFSLVDLVQDVFQKFELPAEARHIQLRAGIPPRLPTVCADLGMIERVLTNLLDNAIRHTPAEGAIDVDLAYRDGKVQVTVSDTGPGIPAELREGLFERPFSSGGAHRGGGFGLLIVQRMLQLHHSRIRLVEHNGAGTTFSFELPTTSAVHA; encoded by the coding sequence GTGAACCTGACGCTCACCCAGCGACTGCTGATCGTCTTCTCGCTGCTGCTGCTGGCTTGCTGCGGCGCCTCGGCGTGGCTGCAGATCCGCTCCAGCGACCTGCACGAGAAGGAAGTCGTGCAGGGCTTGTCGCGCGATCTCGCGGGGCACATCGCCCGCAGCACCTCGCTGATGGATGCGAATGGCCTGCGCCCCGACGCCGTGCGGCAATTGTTCGGTCAACTGATGGCGGTCAATCCGAGCGTCGAGGTCTATCTACTGGACAACGAGGGGCGCATCAAGGGCGACGACGCCCCCGCCGGACGGGTGAAGCGCGAGCAAGTGGACCTCGCGCCGATCCACCAGTTCATCGCCGGCGGCACGCTGCCGATTCTTGGCGACGACCCGCGCAGCATGGACGGACGCAAGGTGTTCAGTGCCGCGCCTTTGCAGATGGACGGGCAGGCGCCGTCGGGCTACATCTATGTGGTGCTGCTCGGCGAGGCTCATGACCAGTTGGCGGCGCGCGTGGCCGCGAGTTCGGTATTGCGCACCACGCTGTGGTCGATGGCGCTGGTGGCGCTGCTCGGGTTGGTCGCCGGGCTGGTGGCATTCGGCCTGATCACCCGGCCGCTGCGGCGCCTGACCGAGGCGATGCGCCGTTTCGATGCCGACGGCGAGCCGGATACGCAGCCCCATGTGCCGCGTTCCTCGGCAGCGGGTCAGCGCGACGAGATCGCCGTACTCGAAGCCACTTTCGCGCAGATGGCCAATCGCATCGGCGACCAGTGGCGCGCGCTGCGGCGCCAGGATCAGCAGCGGCGCGAACTGATCGCCAATATTTCGCACGACCTGCGCACGCCGCTGACGTCGTTGCATGGCTACCTCGAAACGCTGTCGCTGAAGGCGGACTCGCTCAGCGAAGTGGAGCGCAAACGCTATCTGGGGATCGCACTGGCGCAAAGCGTCAAGGTGGGGCGGCTCGCGCAGGCGCTGTTCGAACTGGCGCGGCTCGAACATGGCAACGTGCAACCGGCGCTGGAAGATTTCTCGCTGGTCGATCTGGTGCAGGACGTGTTCCAGAAGTTCGAATTGCCGGCCGAGGCGCGCCATATCCAGCTTCGCGCGGGGATTCCGCCTCGTTTGCCGACGGTCTGCGCCGATCTCGGCATGATCGAGCGCGTGCTGACCAATCTGCTCGACAACGCGATTCGCCATACGCCCGCGGAAGGCGCGATCGATGTCGATCTCGCGTACCGCGACGGCAAGGTCCAGGTGACGGTCAGCGATACCGGTCCGGGCATTCCGGCGGAACTGCGCGAAGGACTATTCGAGCGGCCGTTTAGCTCGGGCGGAGCGCACCGCGGTGGCGGGTTCGGGCTGCTGATCGTGCAGCGCATGCTGCAGTTGCATCACAGCCGGATACGTCTGGTCGAACACAACGGGGCGGGGACGACGTTTTCCTTCGAACTGCCGACCACCAGCGCGGTTCATGCCTAG